The Gossypium hirsutum isolate 1008001.06 chromosome D07, Gossypium_hirsutum_v2.1, whole genome shotgun sequence genome includes the window AAAACTTAAACCAATTTTAGAAAagtcagaaaccctagggtttctggtgCCGCACCCCTTTTTCACATGTACGCTGCCCAAAGCTCTTCGTCCCAAGGCGTAACGCACCTTTGCTGCCATTGTACCAAAATGGCCAAGGTGCATGTCCCATCGCCCTCTGTTGACCCTCCGCCGCCATCtgcaaagagaaagaaaataggaTAGAAGCAGAAACAACAAGAAAACAatgaagaaaatgtaaaaaaaaaaacagtatgTAACTCATGGCTATAAAGGCCAATACCATAGATTGTAAGCTTTTtaaggagaaaaataaaaaagcaaaaaaacTACAAgagttttcaaaaaaagaaagaatgtatCTTCTCTTTTTATATTTCAgagcacatatatatacataaatatatataatacaaaaagatttattttttacttgagcCGTCATAGTCGGTGATCCTCGCTGGCATAGAAGGCGGTCGAATCCTTAGGGATTCACCTAAAACCGCATCAAAGAGGAGGAGAAACCAAAAGGTCTCTCTAAGGCCTTGGCGGGCAGTGACTCTTTTGCTTGTTTTAACCCCGGATTCGCGTTATATTCGAAGAGGGGGGCTAAAAAAAGGTTTTTAGGTTTTCTGGCCACCAGGAACGGTGGAGCTGTCGCCGAAGACCGGTGGCCGTTGTGGGGAGTTTGCCAAACCTAAAGGCCGGCCTGAAGTCTAGGCCCGATTACCCGATTACCCGACCCAGATCCATTGGGATTCGCTTGTTTttgtaaaatggtctatttgcgccTTTGGTCATTCCGCTTTTACGGCttgtttcgatttagtcctgttttatttttcaaatttaccacttagttttattttatttttatttttatttttgtccttAGGCTATTTTTAAGAAATGGGTACCTGAAACGGTGCCATTTCAGCtgacccgatgacccgacccgaACCAGCCCTAGGATTTGCATGTTTTTTAAGGGGATATTTACatttttagtcctttttcttttaaatatttttcaatctgGTCCTATTTCCATCCTTTTTCGTTttttaatttatccatttaatttattattttttcattttggtcctctAACCATTTGGTCTCTTGGAACGGTGTGTTTAGGGGTCTTGGAATAATTTCCCATTTGATCCCTGCTCTTTTTCGCCAGTTCGATTTTGGTCCCTTATTCTaccctttttttatttacaatttatcccCTTAAATTCCATTTaaatttcgatttagtcctttttatatttattcatttattttattatgatttaggctcttaatttcattttaatttctatttaatcctttattcatttaatttcaaccctttatagatatttatatgtatattattctatatttatttatttatttatgtattcattcatttatttatttctttactctttttgtatttaaaatttatattgttcTTTATTCCtttatttgcacattttattactattattattattgttatttatttttccttgatttttatGTTAGTATTATAATAGCAAATATAACATGATTATCGTCATTATTACGAAttggtttttatattatatttatgtaaTTGTCATTTACTACCACGACATTTTATTTTCCGTATATCATCATTCTATTTTTATacttctatttaattttattattgctACAATCATGTCACAAACTATGTTCAAATATATTTACCCATTTCTATACTATGCCGAAATAAGCTAAATACACATTTCTTCAAATGTAACGTTCGTTTTTGCACGATGCATAAGAAAGGAAAATTTTTAATTCGaggcaatgttcattatttttggaattaaaagAGTCGTGTTCCTAACTTACGGAAATGACTTCTTTCTAAAACCAAAATAGTCGAATATCTactttaaagataaaaaaaaacaagatttAAGTAATGATCAAATGGTGTTCATTCTTGTTCTCGAGGATTTaaggcattgtgtcctaacttacgagatATGATCCTTTCTTCTAGATTAACtcgaaataagccattttcgtgaaaattaatttagttaagtaaaTACAAAAAAGGGATCATGTTTTAAATTCCCTTCAAATTTTCAGTTCTCGActctaagacatcaagtaatccaCTAGGAACCAATtctgggcgtcacgagggtgctaatccttccttgtgcatAACCGACTCTCGAGCCCATTTTTCGGATTTTGTAGACCGAAAGGTATCTTTTaatctaacattttattaaaaaattttgaagtgaCTCGACCACACCTAAATAAAATGATTGGTGAcgactccatttttattttttattaaattaaaaaattgatttaaaaaaaaattcgacaactaaattttaaaaaggtcACTGactattgataaaaaaattatttttctcataaaaGGAATAGtaggaataatatttaaaatccaATAATTTGTCAAAGGATTGCATTGATCAATTCCAAAGGAAATTTACGTACAAAATGTATCAAAAGCTAATTGCATGGATTTTAATATTACTATAATGTAATACAATTTCCAGTATACtttgattattttttgtttaatgattaatttaatattcatattaaataatattatgtgatttattaaatatttgacACGTGTAatctattattaaattaaacattgaagTTAAACTCAAATATTTAAttaggataaaaaaattattactaaagtgaacactaaaactaaacttaaatactaaagtagaaaaaaaaaacctctgaTACGAAACTAAACATTAAAGCCTACTTAAGTAATTAATAGTATATTAACCAAAAAAATCAGTTAATATTACAGATCCTAATAACGAATCCAGAGCCATTGATGcaattctgaatctgaattacaATCTCCTGAGGCATTTCGTTTCATTAAAATACTCCACTTAACAGGCTTTcattaaaaagaaagagaggcgCTTAAAGCTCAAAGGCAAAACTGATGCTTGTTACTTATCATTTTATATTAGTATATGGCAATGTACATTCCAAATCCTAAACCTATCCCACCCTACATATTGTTTGCCTACCTATTGATTTTCACTCCACAGCAAACACCAACACTAAAAACCAACCCCCCCCCCCggcccaaaaagaaaaaaaaaggattttgtaCCAAAATTTAGCACTTGGTGATCTTCAGTCTCCTCACAGATGACAAGAACATCCTACACACgcataagaaaaaaacaaaacaaaaaccgaTTCAGCTCTGGTTTTCTATAAAGGAATATcatcatttttatatataatgaatAATTTGATTTTGACAAAAGGGAATATTTGTTGTATATAAATGGAGATGAAAATGGTTTAAAATACTTACTCCCAAGGAACATCACCAACCATCATCCAGTCCCCTTCCTTGTCTTCGTATGTTAACACATGGTATTTTTCGTAACGATCTCCATCCATCTCAGCTTCAGGTTCAGCCCCTGCATCTCAAAACCATCACTACTCGGAAGAGGTTATTCAgtttcatttcaaataaaaaaatgatgaaatgaaactTAACAGATAATGTTTGTGTTGAACATGTTCTCCAGTGTCCTTATCAGATCATAGTAATTCTCGTGAGCTAACAGGTTCAGTTTTCTACCAATAGGAATCCCTTCCATGTACACCTTTACGAAGAAAGTTGCACTGTTGCACTCATTTTCTTCTTCAGAAACCACCTGCCTTAACAGCGATGGCTGCCCCCTGACATACACGCTCACTCATTAgcacaaaacaaaagaaaattgaaCTATACTGTGATGATTAGGTAAACACCTTGCGTAGGGACGAGAGGCTGAAATGCTAAGACCAAGCCTGAGATCAGTGCTGAGGTCCCTCTGCGAGGAAGAAGACGAAGAAGCACCATTGCTTGGAAACCCAAAATGGGTGCTGCTCTCAATGGAAGATGAAGAAGAACTGGTTGCCCTTCCCATTTTCTAAGATTTTTGGCGAAGATTCAAGTGAAGACAAATGAGCCGCCACCTTTGGGTTTAAATAACCAGAACCAGTAGAAAAACTCGTATTTAGTCAAATAGAAATACAGGTTTTTAATTGGAAACTATGTACTAAGCTAGCTACTGAATTTTGTCCATCAAAGAAGGCCAATTCTTAGTTTTCACGATATAACTGGCTGTGGTTGGTTGGTGGGCTGAAATGTTGACAAGGCAGCCGACACGTACACGTGTCTTCTACCACATTAATCATGGTTATAACATTTTTATTGGAGTTTGACTCCATGAGGTGCATGGGCAGGCAGTACCATGTTTGGTGTTGGCTTAGCTCGTGTTATGTTCAAGGATTCACGGGTATATAGTTCGTATAGTTTGTAGCATACAGCACTAATTTGCGGCATCCCTCTCGTTGAAAAAGGTGCTTTTTTGTCAACTGTTAATTATGTAATCTAaatggtatatatgtatatgctatGAATTTAGACAAAAGCATCGATTTAAGAAACATACGTTTTGACATAGTAACCTTCAAAATCCTGTCCCGAATCAATGTTCAATGGATATTATTATCGTGCTGCGTGTAAACTACCAACAATTAAGGCATGGTATTACTGGTAACGATGATTTTTAGCTTTTACTATATATGCATTGTTGCTATGCTAATTAAATGACATGTTTTTTAAACACTAGTTACAATACGTATATATTACCAAAATAATATGTCATCACGCGCAAGCGCACGCGCACGCACACACACAATTGAACGTTCAAAGGAAGACGCTAAACGTTTGGATGTCTGAGATGTAGGAATTAATGGGTCCCTACTGCTTCGTCCataaactttttttcttttgccatttcttcatttttttgtttgttcGTTTGAATAAAAGTTTTCTGTCATGCTTATCGATCTTCATATAATATACCTTACGGCTTGACATGCAAAGGTTTTGATTTCACAATAAAAATCAATATGTTCATCAAGTGTTGAAAAACAGTGAAGAAATatctttttttataataaaaattaataaatccaACAAACTACACGTAAACACTAATGTTCTCCTTAAAGAAAGAAGCTAAAGATCTCATCATGGAGGTATATATGCAATCAACACAATTTTGGAAGCACAAGAAAAAGAACACACACTCACAGAggccacttttttttttttaaagcattCGATCAAACAAAACATTCCCACGTCTCGAAGAAAAGTAACTCCAGCCCTCTAAATTAAAACCAAACTTAATCATTAGTAATTATTTAGGTCTCTATaaacacttattattttatttgataatctTATTAACAGTTATTTAAATATTACTTGAAGCCAATTGAATAGGCTTAAAAAGTTCAGTCTAGTTGTCAGAATTAGTCAAAAGTTTTGAAGAAttaagtataatttttatttgataaatatatttaagtataatTATGTCCTTCAAGtgagtattattatttttattaaatgcttCAGCTATCCATAATCCTATAATCCTGAggataattacatatttattaggAGTTTGAGGAGATAAAAATGATAGattaaaaagatatataaaatattaaatttattataaaactaaGAGAATTATAGTAAGAATAAGAGAGAAGAGTAGGCACAAAAGTGAAAGGATAATTCTActttttcttatatttaataagCTTGTACATGCCTTCTATTTATAGGGCCTCAATTACTATAGGTTACAaatacataataaagataattaagGTACTCTATAAATTCTTTAGGGGCTATAAGAGTTACAAAAGAATAAATTTGGAGGTTTTGGGAGTTATATGGGCATCCATTTATCAATAGATTTATAACACTCCCCATCGGATGTCTATTAATGAAaatgtgcctcattaaaaccttattaagaaaaaccctatgggataaaaacctaataaaagaaaaatagtacACAATCTCATATTACAATCTGtctcgttaaaaacctttaccagg containing:
- the LOC107956698 gene encoding auxin-responsive protein IAA30; this translates as MGRATSSSSSSIESSTHFGFPSNGASSSSSSQRDLSTDLRLGLSISASRPYARGQPSLLRQVVSEEENECNSATFFVKVYMEGIPIGRKLNLLAHENYYDLIRTLENMFNTNIIWAEPEAEMDGDRYEKYHVLTYEDKEGDWMMVGDVPWEMFLSSVRRLKITKC